CTTCTTTTAAAGCTGCAATTGAATTTTCTGGAAGGTTTTTAGCTTTCCATGCACCTCTATGAGCTACCACAGGATTTTCTGCAAATTCTATCTTTTTATCAGGTAAAAAATTATTACAAGAAAAAAATAAAAGAGCTATAATAAATATTGATACAAAGCGCATGTGTAAAAATTTAAAGGAAAACAATTTAAAGAAGAAGAGTATCGAAAAAGTTGGGGGATTCATTTTCGATACTCAGCTTAAAATTAAGGTATTATTTTATAGATTTAATACCCATCATTTTGAGGATAATTAGGCCCTAAAAGATCTAAATCTTCTTGAAAAATAGGCCAATTAATAAAATGATCTTGCCAGTTTGTTCTTGGATCTTTAGCTCCTAAATTGGCAGGAAAAAACTCTCCATCTCCAGCATAGGTTCTAATTTGACGGTTGATAACATCTTGACCCATTCTCTTTAAAGTAAACCAACGTTGCCCTTCAAAAGATAGTTCTCTAGCTCTTTCATCTAAAATTATTTGTTCTGAAACTGTTGTAACTGGAGCTGCATTTGCTCTGGTTCTTATAGCATTGATGTATGGTAAAGGATCTCCTGAAGAACGCATTATAGCTTCTGCTGCAATTAAATAGGTTTCTGCCAATCGATACACTAAAGCACTAGTTCTATTTCTATAGGATGTTTCATCATCATCTTCTTCGTTAAATTTAATACAAGATGGATGCAATCTTTGGTAATATCTTTGGTATTGCACTCCATTTGGATTTGCTGCTGATATTGGTTTATAAATATCAATTGTATCTCCTACATTTTTACCAGCTGGCAAACTATTTACATCATTATAAAAGTAATTTAACCTAAAGTAGGTATTATCATCTCTAGTATCATTAGGATCTTCAGCTAATAAATCTAATAAATAATTATTAGGAATCACTCTAGAAAAACCTCTTCCTCCTTGCTCCAATTCTTCTACTATTCCTGGAATTTGAAAATATTGTGTTACAAAATTTGCATTCATCATTGTAACATCTCCTCCACCTAAAAGTTCATTATCTGTTTGTATAACATATAATTGTTCTGAATTATTTTTATTTCCTTTAAAAACATCTGCAGTTGTTGCCACTAAACTATGAGGACTCAATGGATCTTCGATAACATCTAAAGCTTGTTTTTTTGCTTCATCCCAATTACCTTCCCACATAGCAACTTTTGCTTTTACGTGTTTTGCTGTTCCTTTAGAAATTCTTCCAAAATTAACATTCCATTGTAAATTATCTACTGCAAATTGTAAATCGCTATTGATTAAAGAGAAAATTTCTTCTTTTGTAGAACTTGTTTCCACAACATCGAAAGCATTTTCTACTGTTACAGATTTAGTAGTTACAAATATGTTTTTATACATTCTATATAAAAAGAAGTAAGAATGTGCTCTAAAAAATTTTGCTTCTGCAATTATTTGGTTTTTTGTTGCTTGGTCTACACCTTCTACAACTTCAGCTGCATTTATAATATCTGTAGCTTTGTTTGTAATATTATAATAATGTTTCCAGAATAA
The DNA window shown above is from Polaribacter sp. Hel_I_88 and carries:
- a CDS encoding RagB/SusD family nutrient uptake outer membrane protein; the protein is MYSKIKKSTLLLAVLFLVVSCENYLDEQPTTLIDADYIYTTEEGLKSGVVSLYKFERDRYDRGNEDYMGAVLLQSRSDLVFSRTGYTGLMGRYQRGISPVDFGSNLTSTLFWKHYYNITNKATDIINAAEVVEGVDQATKNQIIAEAKFFRAHSYFFLYRMYKNIFVTTKSVTVENAFDVVETSSTKEEIFSLINSDLQFAVDNLQWNVNFGRISKGTAKHVKAKVAMWEGNWDEAKKQALDVIEDPLSPHSLVATTADVFKGNKNNSEQLYVIQTDNELLGGGDVTMMNANFVTQYFQIPGIVEELEQGGRGFSRVIPNNYLLDLLAEDPNDTRDDNTYFRLNYFYNDVNSLPAGKNVGDTIDIYKPISAANPNGVQYQRYYQRLHPSCIKFNEEDDDETSYRNRTSALVYRLAETYLIAAEAIMRSSGDPLPYINAIRTRANAAPVTTVSEQIILDERARELSFEGQRWFTLKRMGQDVINRQIRTYAGDGEFFPANLGAKDPRTNWQDHFINWPIFQEDLDLLGPNYPQNDGY